In bacterium, the DNA window GCCTTGGAAGGAACTCTGTTGGAAATTCCCTCCTTTGCCATATCCTTAGTTGTCACGGGTGGATACCACTTTGAAGTGGCAGCAAATTTTGGGCGCTTTCTGGCTGAAAAAATTATCCAGCAAGGCTTACCTAAAAGCGTCTACCTTAACGTGAATGTTCCCGATTTACCTCTGGATGAAATTAGGGGAATGGAAATAACCAGACAGGGGAAGAGAATATACGGTAAAGAGATTCAGGAACGTATGGACCCTCGTGGAGAAAAGTACTATTGGATTGCTGGTGAGAATATCTCTGGAATCTCGGAGGAGGGCACGGATATTGTCGCCATTGAGCATAATAAGATATCGATTACACCCTTGTCTCTCGACCGTACCGATTATCCGATGATAGAAGCTTTGAAGAGATGGAATCTTAATTGGAAGAAAGCTTTTAGTGGAGAATTGACTTGAAATTCAAATTGGTTTCAGATTTTGTTCCTCGGGGAGACCAACCCCCGGCAATTAAGGAACTGACTGAAGGTATTCTGCGAGGAGAAAAGAATCAAGTATTACTTGGCGTGACTGGCTCAGGAAAGACGTTCTCTGTTGCGAGTTTGATAGCCAATGTTAATAGACCTACACTAATAATTTCCCATAATAAGACCCTGGCAGCGCAGCTCTATTCCGAATTTAAGCAATTCTTTCCGGAAAATAGCGTAGAGTATTTTGTGAGCTATTATGACTACTACCAACCTGAGGCCTATGTTCCCCAGACCGATACCTATATAGAGAAGGACGCTTCCATCAACGATCGGATTGACCGGTTAAGGCTAAAAGCCACCAGTTCTCTTTTAGAAAGGAAGGATGTTATCATTGTGGCTTCTGTATCCTGTATCTATGGCATTGGTTCCCCCCAGGAATGGAAGGAGTCTCTGGTCATTCTGCTCAAGGGTAACTCCTATCCCCGGCAGGATTTGCTGAGGGATTTAGTCCG includes these proteins:
- the surE gene encoding 5'/3'-nucleotidase SurE; protein product: MRILVTNDDGIHGKGFESLVRALSTLGEVYVVLPDQQRSTTSHSMTLDKPLRIQKLEEKKFLVNGTPSDCVRLGILGLMKGDVELVVAGINNGPNLGDDVTYSGTVGAALEGTLLEIPSFAISLVVTGGYHFEVAANFGRFLAEKIIQQGLPKSVYLNVNVPDLPLDEIRGMEITRQGKRIYGKEIQERMDPRGEKYYWIAGENISGISEEGTDIVAIEHNKISITPLSLDRTDYPMIEALKRWNLNWKKAFSGELT